One window from the genome of Pseudomonas fluorescens encodes:
- a CDS encoding PAS domain-containing sensor histidine kinase, which translates to MSNIEELPTQTPAPSEYESLIAMGTGALDAIPGAVYLCDHQGWLVRYNSEAAELWGRAPALGENGDRFCGAHRLFLADGTPLAFEHCPTASALNTGIAPRNQEVIVQRPDGSRFVALMNIRVLRDRWGDIQGVINCFQDVSAHHAMAEELRRKSADLEDFFENSAVGLHIVSGEGIILRANKAELALLGYPAEEYIGRHITEFHVDEPVIDDILTKLGSGDCLESYPARLRAKDGSIKHVTITSNGRFEDGKLFNTRCFTIDRSCVHAAETARQDSDDRLSATYEAVTIGISEADIDGRLLRVNDALCNMLGRSREELLSMTFLDYTHPDCIAQDAGLYARQVAGELDNYVLRKRALKPDGEVVYLDIHSSSVRDANGTFRYGVRVLQDVTLARRMENQIRESERHMRNLLEALPAAVYTTDAEGRITFYNRAAVELSGRTPQLGDMWCVTWKLFNTDGTALPHDQCPMAVALKENRPIRGVEAIAERPDGSHVPFTPFPTPLHDADGNLVGAINMLVDISERKQAENRQKTLIDELNHRVKNTLATVQSLAAQTARNAEDAKDGYRRFEARLLALSRAHDLLTKRHWGQTPLDTLAHEVLLPVFGHEPGRVVIEGACVDIGTRVALNLTMTLNELAINALKYGAMSVETGTLAVTWYLQSQADGTWLTLDWQERGGPLVSPPEREGLGSRLMKRCIERDLGGTFDLTYAPQGVCCRFSFLIGADGA; encoded by the coding sequence ATGTCGAACATTGAAGAGCTGCCCACGCAAACACCTGCGCCGAGCGAATACGAAAGCTTGATCGCGATGGGGACGGGCGCGCTCGATGCCATTCCCGGTGCGGTGTACCTCTGCGATCACCAGGGGTGGCTCGTCCGCTACAACAGCGAGGCGGCCGAGCTGTGGGGACGGGCACCAGCACTCGGAGAGAACGGCGACCGGTTTTGCGGTGCCCATCGATTGTTCCTGGCTGATGGCACGCCGCTGGCATTCGAACACTGCCCGACGGCCTCAGCGCTCAATACAGGCATTGCGCCGCGCAACCAGGAAGTGATCGTTCAACGCCCGGATGGCTCGCGGTTCGTGGCGCTGATGAACATCCGTGTCCTCAGGGATCGGTGGGGCGACATTCAAGGGGTGATCAACTGCTTCCAGGATGTGTCGGCGCACCATGCCATGGCCGAGGAGCTTCGGCGCAAGAGTGCCGACCTGGAGGACTTTTTCGAAAACAGTGCCGTGGGCCTGCATATCGTCAGTGGCGAGGGCATCATCCTGCGCGCCAACAAGGCGGAGCTGGCGCTGCTGGGTTACCCGGCAGAGGAATACATCGGGCGGCACATCACCGAGTTTCATGTCGATGAACCGGTTATCGACGATATCCTCACCAAGCTGGGCAGTGGCGACTGCCTGGAGAGTTATCCGGCGCGGCTGAGGGCGAAAGACGGCTCGATCAAGCATGTCACCATCACTTCGAACGGGCGCTTCGAGGACGGAAAGCTTTTCAACACCCGTTGCTTCACCATCGACAGGAGCTGCGTCCACGCGGCCGAGACGGCACGCCAGGACAGCGACGACCGGCTTTCAGCGACCTATGAGGCGGTGACCATCGGGATTTCCGAGGCCGATATCGACGGTCGCTTGCTCCGGGTGAACGACGCCCTGTGCAACATGCTGGGCCGGTCGCGGGAGGAACTCCTGTCGATGACATTCCTGGACTACACCCACCCGGACTGCATCGCCCAGGATGCGGGGTTGTACGCCCGCCAGGTGGCCGGTGAACTGGATAACTACGTGCTGCGCAAGCGCGCCCTGAAGCCCGATGGCGAGGTGGTCTACCTCGACATCCACAGCTCGTCGGTGAGGGACGCCAACGGTACGTTTCGTTATGGCGTGCGGGTGCTGCAGGACGTCACGCTGGCGCGGCGGATGGAAAACCAGATCCGCGAAAGCGAACGGCACATGCGCAATCTGCTCGAAGCATTGCCTGCCGCGGTGTACACCACCGATGCCGAAGGGCGCATCACGTTCTACAATCGCGCCGCTGTCGAACTGTCGGGGCGCACCCCGCAGTTGGGCGACATGTGGTGTGTGACCTGGAAGCTGTTCAACACGGACGGAACCGCGCTTCCCCACGATCAATGCCCGATGGCGGTGGCGCTGAAGGAAAACCGGCCGATACGCGGCGTCGAGGCCATTGCAGAGCGGCCGGATGGCAGCCATGTACCGTTCACGCCATTTCCCACGCCTTTGCATGACGCCGATGGAAACCTGGTGGGCGCCATCAACATGCTGGTCGATATTTCCGAACGAAAACAGGCGGAGAACCGCCAGAAAACGCTAATCGATGAGCTCAATCACCGGGTCAAGAACACCCTGGCCACGGTGCAATCGCTGGCGGCCCAGACCGCGCGCAATGCCGAGGATGCGAAGGACGGCTACAGGCGTTTCGAGGCCAGGCTGTTGGCGTTGTCCCGTGCACACGATCTGTTGACCAAGCGGCATTGGGGGCAGACGCCACTCGACACCCTGGCCCATGAAGTGCTGCTGCCGGTCTTTGGGCATGAGCCTGGCCGTGTCGTGATCGAGGGTGCTTGCGTGGACATCGGCACCCGCGTGGCGCTCAACCTCACGATGACCCTCAATGAATTGGCGATCAACGCGCTCAAGTACGGGGCCATGTCCGTCGAGACGGGGACGCTTGCCGTCACGTGGTACCTGCAGAGCCAAGCGGACGGAACGTGGCTGACCCTCGACTGGCAGGAGCGTGGAGGGCCGCTGGTATCCCCGCCGGAACGGGAAGGGTTGGGGTCGCGCCTGATGAAGCGCTGCATCGAGCGCGACCTGGGCGGCACGTTTGACCTCACCTATGCCCCGCAGGGCGTTTGCTGTCGTTTTTCGTTCCTGATTGGAGCGGACGGGGCATGA
- a CDS encoding transporter substrate-binding domain-containing protein, whose product MISFFAPRTLVSLCLAWSVGCAASLAQADATLDRIEQRHAISVGVMLSGAPFGTIDPKTGEHLGYNVELAQGIGKALGVETQTVSVLAPNRVQFLQQGKVDILIANMQFTEERGEILDYVPTPYEEVGGAALIRKGSGISQWADLKGKPVCVSQGSNFIKPLQETYGAQIKAFRSQSESLLSLRGNGCVAAVHVSPTLHALLSEAEWAGYEIPLPGDLIPSNSVIWLRKGEHDTQAKLDAIVRDWHRSGWLIELGERTGMAPSQALRDLHAKYSHAAPLAAQP is encoded by the coding sequence ATGATTTCATTTTTCGCTCCACGAACCCTGGTCAGCCTGTGCCTGGCGTGGTCCGTCGGCTGCGCGGCCAGCCTGGCCCAGGCCGATGCCACGCTGGACCGGATCGAGCAACGGCATGCCATCAGCGTCGGGGTGATGCTCAGTGGCGCGCCGTTCGGCACCATCGATCCTAAGACAGGCGAGCACCTGGGCTACAACGTCGAGTTGGCCCAGGGCATCGGCAAGGCGCTGGGGGTGGAGACCCAGACCGTGTCGGTGCTGGCGCCAAACCGTGTGCAATTCCTGCAACAGGGCAAAGTCGACATCCTGATCGCCAACATGCAGTTCACCGAAGAGCGTGGCGAGATTCTCGACTACGTGCCGACGCCCTATGAAGAGGTCGGTGGGGCGGCGCTGATTCGCAAGGGTTCCGGCATCAGCCAGTGGGCCGACCTCAAAGGCAAACCGGTATGCGTGTCCCAGGGCAGCAACTTCATCAAGCCCCTGCAGGAAACCTACGGCGCACAGATCAAGGCTTTTCGCAGCCAGTCCGAGTCACTGCTGTCGTTGCGCGGCAATGGCTGCGTGGCAGCGGTCCACGTGAGCCCGACCCTGCATGCGCTGTTGAGCGAAGCCGAATGGGCCGGTTATGAAATCCCGCTGCCGGGGGATCTGATCCCATCGAATTCGGTGATCTGGCTGCGCAAGGGCGAGCACGACACCCAGGCCAAACTCGATGCCATCGTGCGCGACTGGCACCGCAGCGGCTGGCTGATCGAGCTGGGCGAGCGCACCGGCATGGCGCCGTCCCAGGCCTTGCGTGATCTGCATGCCAAGTACAGCCATGCGGCCCCCCTGGCCGCGCAACCATGA
- a CDS encoding aminotransferase class I/II-fold pyridoxal phosphate-dependent enzyme, which translates to MTLYLSKRVQRVSLSANAAAKSRATALRDAGRDILDLTTGEPDFDTPAHIKQAAYAAIAAGATKYTPTPGVKALRVAVQRKLRTENQLDYPLASIVIANGAKQIIFNAFAATLDDGDEVLVPTPYWPSFPDSVRFNGGEPVFIECGLDQGCKLTPRQLEQHIGERTRWLILNSPGNPSGAVYSEAELQGLAQVLRRHAHVLILLDELYEHIRFDGRPSQNLLNVAPDLQSRCLLVGGVSKTYAMTGWRIGFGAGPQALTDAMTVVQSQSTSGASSVGQAAALAAFEGGLDFLPEQVAAYRQRRDVLVSTLRNVEGLEVLEPHGGFFVFVCCAGLLGRYRPDGQRLEHDADVVAYLLDEGVAGVAGSAYGLSPWFRLSIATATETVAEAGRRIAHACGQLRGEP; encoded by the coding sequence ATGACGCTTTACCTGTCCAAGCGCGTGCAGCGTGTCTCGCTGTCCGCCAATGCCGCCGCCAAATCCCGGGCCACGGCCCTGCGTGACGCCGGTCGCGACATTCTCGACCTGACCACCGGTGAGCCGGATTTCGATACGCCGGCGCACATCAAGCAGGCCGCCTATGCCGCCATTGCCGCCGGCGCCACCAAGTACACGCCGACGCCGGGGGTGAAGGCCTTGCGGGTGGCGGTGCAACGCAAGCTGCGCACGGAAAACCAACTGGACTATCCGCTGGCATCCATTGTGATTGCCAACGGCGCGAAACAGATCATCTTCAATGCCTTCGCCGCGACCCTCGATGACGGCGACGAAGTGCTGGTACCGACGCCATACTGGCCGTCCTTTCCGGACAGCGTGCGCTTCAACGGTGGTGAGCCGGTGTTCATCGAATGTGGGCTGGACCAAGGCTGCAAGCTCACCCCTCGACAACTGGAGCAACACATCGGCGAGCGCACGCGCTGGCTGATCCTCAACAGCCCCGGCAACCCCAGTGGCGCGGTGTACAGCGAGGCAGAACTGCAAGGTTTGGCCCAGGTGCTGCGCCGACATGCCCACGTGTTGATTCTGCTGGATGAACTCTACGAACATATTCGTTTCGACGGGCGCCCGTCCCAGAACCTGCTCAACGTCGCGCCGGATTTGCAATCGCGCTGCCTGCTGGTGGGCGGGGTGTCGAAAACCTATGCCATGACCGGTTGGCGCATCGGTTTCGGTGCCGGGCCGCAAGCGCTGACCGATGCCATGACCGTGGTGCAATCGCAATCGACCTCCGGGGCGTCCTCGGTCGGCCAGGCGGCGGCCTTGGCGGCGTTCGAGGGCGGGCTGGATTTCTTGCCGGAACAGGTCGCGGCCTATCGTCAGCGCCGTGATGTGCTGGTGAGCACCTTGCGCAATGTCGAGGGCCTTGAAGTCCTCGAGCCTCACGGTGGTTTTTTCGTCTTTGTGTGCTGCGCCGGGTTGTTGGGGCGCTATCGCCCGGACGGTCAGCGGCTGGAGCACGATGCCGATGTCGTTGCGTACCTGCTGGACGAGGGCGTGGCTGGCGTCGCGGGCAGTGCCTATGGCTTGTCGCCGTGGTTTCGTCTGTCCATCGCCACGGCGACCGAAACCGTCGCCGAAGCGGGCCGCCGTATTGCCCACGCCTGCGGCCAATTGAGGGGCGAACCATGA
- a CDS encoding FAD-binding oxidoreductase — MSQSLFLTLQALVGAKHVQGSEDAAPYLTDKQGRYVGQVIAAVHPASTEEVAAVVRACAATDTPVVVQGGNTGLIGGATPDSSGRAMLLLLDRMNRVRAVDTDNDTLTVEAGCILQTVQDVAREAGRLFPLSLGAEGSCTLGGNLGTNAGGTAVLRYGNTRELTLGLEVVTARGEVWDGLRGLRKDNTGYDLRDLFIGSEGTLGIITAATLKLFPLPKAQATALLAFDSLEQAVALLSHARAGFGASLTAFELLSAECLALLREQFPDGPRPFASARQPWFALLELSDNHSESHAREVFEQVLGEAFEQHLLADALIAESLVQSQAFWQLRENMSDAQKRAGRNMKHDISVPISQVVAFVAHTDALLQEQFPGVRHYTFGHLGDGNLHYNVAHPLDSTVDAHMGHYAALSRLVHDSAHAHGGSISAEHGIGQRKVNELGRYKSTVELDLMHRIKQALDPRNLLNPGKVLEQIQP; from the coding sequence ATGAGCCAGTCGTTGTTTTTGACGTTGCAGGCACTGGTCGGCGCCAAGCATGTGCAGGGCAGCGAAGACGCCGCGCCGTACCTGACCGACAAGCAGGGTCGTTACGTCGGCCAGGTGATTGCCGCGGTACACCCGGCCAGTACCGAAGAGGTCGCGGCGGTGGTCCGGGCTTGCGCCGCGACTGACACACCGGTGGTGGTGCAGGGCGGAAACACCGGACTGATAGGTGGCGCCACCCCGGACTCCAGCGGCCGTGCCATGTTGCTGTTGCTCGACCGAATGAATCGGGTACGCGCCGTGGACACAGACAACGACACCCTGACCGTCGAGGCGGGCTGCATCCTGCAAACCGTCCAGGACGTTGCACGCGAAGCCGGTCGCTTGTTCCCCTTGAGCCTCGGTGCCGAAGGCAGTTGCACCCTCGGCGGCAACCTGGGCACCAATGCCGGCGGCACCGCGGTGCTGCGCTACGGCAATACCCGTGAATTGACCCTGGGCCTGGAAGTCGTGACCGCCCGGGGTGAAGTCTGGGATGGCCTGCGCGGCTTGCGCAAGGACAATACCGGCTACGATTTGCGGGACCTGTTTATCGGCAGCGAAGGCACGCTCGGCATTATCACCGCCGCGACCCTGAAGCTGTTTCCGCTGCCCAAGGCCCAGGCCACCGCGCTTCTGGCGTTCGACTCCCTGGAGCAGGCCGTGGCCTTGTTGTCCCATGCCCGCGCCGGCTTTGGTGCCAGCCTGACGGCCTTCGAGTTGCTCAGTGCCGAGTGCCTTGCGCTATTGCGCGAGCAGTTTCCCGACGGTCCGCGTCCTTTCGCCAGTGCTCGCCAGCCTTGGTTCGCGCTGTTGGAACTGTCCGATAACCACAGTGAATCCCATGCACGGGAAGTTTTCGAGCAGGTACTGGGTGAAGCCTTCGAGCAGCACCTGCTGGCCGATGCGCTGATCGCCGAAAGTCTCGTCCAGAGCCAGGCGTTCTGGCAGCTGCGGGAAAACATGAGCGATGCGCAAAAGCGTGCCGGTCGCAACATGAAGCATGATATCTCGGTGCCGATTTCCCAGGTCGTGGCGTTCGTTGCCCATACCGACGCGCTGTTGCAGGAGCAGTTTCCCGGTGTGCGGCATTACACCTTCGGTCACTTGGGGGACGGCAACCTGCATTACAACGTCGCCCATCCGCTGGACTCCACGGTCGACGCGCACATGGGCCATTACGCCGCCCTCAGCCGACTGGTTCACGACAGCGCCCACGCCCATGGCGGCTCGATCAGTGCCGAACACGGGATCGGCCAGCGCAAGGTGAACGAGCTGGGGCGCTACAAAAGTACCGTGGAACTGGACCTGATGCACCGGATCAAGCAGGCCCTGGATCCGCGCAATCTGCTCAATCCGGGCAAGGTCCTGGAGCAAATCCAGCCATGA
- a CDS encoding amino acid ABC transporter ATP-binding protein, which translates to MPSTETVAEPLVSLRDLHLSFGSNPVLKGIDLDVRRGEAVSIIGPSGSGKSTILRCITGLLQPQRGSIRVGATEVHTLAQEAQRIELRKRVGFVFQQYNLFPHLSVLENLVIAPRKVLGRNRADAEKDARALLAKVRMEHKADAYPGQLSGGQQQRVAIARALAMRPELILFDEVTSALDPETVGEVLTVIRELTEEGMTCVLVTHEMRFAEEISDVVYFTENGVIVEHGSAARIFQHPTSERTREFLRHALGDPGRRPPIADDPYLLTNLSRYSLSV; encoded by the coding sequence ATGCCTTCTACTGAAACCGTCGCCGAACCCCTGGTCAGCCTGCGCGACTTGCACTTGTCGTTCGGCAGCAACCCGGTGCTCAAGGGCATTGACCTGGACGTGCGCCGTGGCGAAGCGGTGTCGATCATCGGCCCTTCCGGCTCGGGCAAGTCGACGATCCTGCGTTGCATCACCGGCCTGTTGCAACCCCAGCGGGGCAGCATCCGTGTCGGTGCCACCGAGGTCCACACCCTGGCCCAGGAAGCCCAGCGCATCGAGTTGCGCAAGCGCGTGGGGTTTGTGTTCCAGCAGTACAACCTGTTCCCGCATCTGTCGGTGCTGGAGAACCTGGTGATTGCGCCGCGCAAGGTCCTGGGCCGCAATCGGGCCGACGCCGAGAAAGATGCCCGCGCCTTGCTCGCCAAGGTGCGCATGGAGCACAAGGCCGATGCCTATCCGGGACAACTCTCGGGCGGCCAGCAACAACGGGTGGCGATTGCCCGCGCCCTGGCGATGCGGCCGGAGCTGATCCTGTTCGATGAAGTGACCTCGGCCCTGGATCCGGAAACCGTCGGCGAGGTGTTGACGGTGATTCGCGAGCTGACCGAAGAGGGCATGACCTGTGTGCTGGTGACCCACGAAATGCGTTTCGCCGAGGAGATCAGCGATGTCGTCTATTTCACCGAGAACGGCGTGATCGTCGAGCACGGTAGCGCCGCGCGGATTTTCCAGCACCCCACCAGCGAGCGCACCCGGGAGTTTCTGCGCCATGCCTTGGGTGACCCGGGGCGGCGGCCGCCCATCGCCGATGATCCTTACCTGTTGACCAACCTGAGTCGCTACAGCCTGTCTGTCTAA
- a CDS encoding amino acid ABC transporter permease, whose product MTHWLEQFVHWSAGLGLNYNFLLDAYQRGTLEQGALTTVLLCLLTIVGSLLAGVGLAALLTSGKAWLARPARVFVEVTRNTPTLVQLYCAFLVLNMLLTEAVGAANPLTPFAWVVIVISLHKGAFHAEALRAGIEAVPTVTLEAASSLAFNSRQLLWNVQLPLALRFALPSLINNLIDLVKMTAVASAIAVGDITYAAIMIWTQSDNVLELMILILGFFGLLSFTVNCVGRYLEARLRMPGYGH is encoded by the coding sequence ATGACCCATTGGCTGGAGCAATTCGTCCACTGGAGCGCCGGGCTCGGCCTCAACTACAACTTTCTGCTCGATGCCTATCAGCGCGGCACGCTGGAGCAGGGCGCGTTGACCACGGTGTTGTTGTGCCTGCTGACCATCGTCGGCAGCCTGTTGGCGGGCGTCGGCCTGGCGGCGCTGTTGACCTCGGGCAAGGCCTGGCTTGCACGGCCTGCGCGGGTGTTTGTCGAAGTCACGCGCAACACGCCGACCCTGGTGCAGCTGTATTGCGCCTTCCTGGTGCTGAACATGCTGCTGACCGAGGCCGTTGGTGCGGCCAACCCGCTGACCCCCTTCGCCTGGGTGGTGATCGTGATCTCGCTGCACAAGGGCGCGTTCCATGCCGAGGCGCTGCGGGCCGGCATCGAGGCCGTGCCCACGGTGACCCTGGAGGCGGCCAGTTCGCTGGCCTTCAACAGCCGCCAGCTGTTATGGAACGTGCAACTGCCCCTGGCCCTGCGTTTTGCCTTGCCGTCGCTGATCAACAACCTGATCGACCTGGTGAAAATGACCGCCGTGGCTTCGGCCATCGCCGTGGGCGACATCACCTATGCGGCCATCATGATCTGGACCCAGAGCGATAACGTGCTGGAGCTGATGATCCTGATCCTGGGCTTTTTCGGCCTGCTGAGTTTCACCGTCAACTGCGTGGGGCGCTACCTCGAAGCGCGCCTGAGGATGCCCGGCTATGGCCATTGA
- a CDS encoding transporter substrate-binding domain-containing protein: MLLERSPVKRLLPVMLGALISLSAVNIAQADATLDKIEQRHELAVGVLLSGGPFGSIDPATQKPRGLNVELAQELGRQLGAEVQLVPVLPANRVQFLQQGKVDVLIANMEWTAERGEILGFVPTPFYRVGGTAAVLKDSTISRWEDLKNRPVCTSQGSSYIKPLTELGVQIKAFKSSSESLLALRGNNCVAAVHDATLINPLIADNAEWQGYRALSPELNPAPSVIWTRKGESDTQAKLDPIIKQLHRSGWLIEAQTRNRITPASPALVELQKQFQANGA, encoded by the coding sequence ATGTTGCTCGAGCGCTCACCTGTAAAACGATTGCTGCCTGTCATGCTGGGCGCCTTGATTTCATTGTCAGCCGTCAACATCGCCCAGGCCGATGCCACTCTGGACAAGATCGAACAGCGCCACGAACTGGCGGTGGGTGTGCTGCTGTCCGGTGGCCCGTTCGGCAGCATCGACCCCGCCACCCAGAAACCGCGCGGCTTGAACGTCGAGCTCGCTCAGGAGTTGGGCCGGCAACTGGGCGCCGAGGTGCAACTGGTGCCGGTATTGCCCGCCAACCGCGTGCAGTTCCTGCAGCAGGGCAAAGTCGATGTGCTGATCGCCAACATGGAATGGACCGCCGAGCGCGGTGAAATCCTCGGGTTCGTACCCACGCCGTTCTACCGCGTCGGTGGCACCGCGGCGGTGCTCAAGGACAGCACGATCAGCCGCTGGGAAGACCTGAAGAATCGACCGGTGTGCACCTCCCAGGGCAGCAGCTACATCAAGCCGCTCACCGAGTTGGGCGTCCAGATCAAGGCTTTCAAGAGCTCCTCGGAATCACTCCTGGCACTGCGTGGCAACAACTGCGTCGCGGCGGTGCACGACGCCACGCTGATCAATCCACTGATTGCCGACAACGCCGAATGGCAGGGTTACCGCGCCCTGAGCCCGGAGCTGAACCCGGCGCCCTCGGTGATCTGGACGCGCAAGGGTGAAAGCGATACCCAGGCCAAACTCGACCCGATCATCAAGCAATTGCACCGCAGCGGCTGGCTGATCGAGGCCCAGACCCGTAACCGCATCACCCCGGCGTCACCCGCCTTGGTGGAATTGCAGAAACAGTTCCAGGCCAACGGCGCCTGA
- a CDS encoding amino acid ABC transporter permease — MAIDSSVIAPPAWPRRHFGKVLLGVATLSWLVYVAPHSPVFKALLQWSPALVAGFGQNILISLLAIGLGSAAGLLVGAMVLSPLRLLRWPARIWVQVFRNAPWLVLIYFTTYVFPFEVRIGSAYVAFPDWVKVTLGLALPASANVAEIFRGAIASIPSTQWEAARSLAFTRGQIFRSIILPQCFKRMLPPWMNLYAVITMGTALASLVGVHDVIDTAQIASNTVNLTGFTVVIYLSLLVLFFAYCYPISRLTQYLERRYAFY, encoded by the coding sequence ATGGCCATTGATTCGTCCGTCATCGCGCCACCGGCCTGGCCGCGGCGACATTTTGGCAAAGTGCTGCTGGGGGTGGCGACGTTGTCCTGGCTGGTGTATGTGGCCCCGCACAGTCCGGTGTTCAAGGCCTTGTTGCAATGGTCGCCGGCCCTGGTCGCAGGGTTCGGCCAGAACATTCTCATCAGCCTGCTGGCCATTGGGCTGGGTTCTGCGGCGGGGCTGTTGGTCGGCGCCATGGTCCTGTCGCCCCTGCGCTTGCTGCGCTGGCCGGCGCGGATCTGGGTGCAGGTCTTCCGCAACGCGCCCTGGCTGGTGCTGATCTACTTCACTACGTATGTGTTCCCGTTCGAGGTTCGTATCGGCAGTGCCTATGTCGCGTTCCCCGACTGGGTCAAGGTCACCCTCGGCCTGGCTTTGCCCGCCAGCGCCAATGTCGCGGAAATCTTCCGTGGCGCCATCGCCTCGATTCCCAGCACCCAATGGGAGGCGGCGCGTTCCCTGGCGTTCACCCGTGGGCAGATTTTCCGCTCGATCATCCTGCCGCAGTGCTTCAAGCGCATGTTGCCGCCGTGGATGAATCTCTACGCGGTGATCACCATGGGCACCGCACTGGCTTCCCTGGTGGGCGTGCACGACGTGATCGACACCGCGCAGATCGCCAGCAACACCGTGAACCTGACCGGCTTCACCGTGGTGATCTACCTGAGCTTGCTGGTGCTGTTCTTTGCTTATTGCTACCCGATTTCCCGCCTTACCCAATACCTGGAGCGACGTTATGCCTTCTACTGA
- a CDS encoding response regulator, with the protein MSPLAGIRVLVVEDEGAIALLIEEMLEEFGCEVVASVARLAAACEIAGSVQVDLAILDVNLAGERVFPVADILRERQIPFLFSTGYGASGLPAEYAARPVLHKPFSESELRQKMAVALKEARESAPTFSPDAN; encoded by the coding sequence ATGAGCCCATTGGCTGGAATCCGGGTGCTGGTCGTCGAAGACGAAGGCGCGATTGCCCTGTTGATCGAGGAGATGCTGGAAGAGTTCGGATGCGAAGTGGTGGCCTCGGTCGCCCGGCTCGCTGCTGCGTGTGAAATCGCCGGCTCGGTGCAGGTGGACCTGGCGATCCTGGACGTCAACCTGGCCGGCGAGCGTGTGTTCCCAGTGGCCGACATTCTTCGCGAGCGCCAAATCCCCTTTCTGTTCAGCACCGGATACGGCGCCAGCGGGCTGCCGGCCGAGTACGCCGCGCGGCCGGTTCTGCACAAGCCGTTTTCGGAAAGTGAATTGCGGCAGAAAATGGCCGTTGCGCTGAAGGAGGCCCGCGAAAGCGCCCCGACCTTCAGCCCTGATGCCAACTGA
- a CDS encoding LysR substrate-binding domain-containing protein codes for MSTLDLELLRTFIAVVDHHSFAEAGAQLSRTQSSVTQHMQRLEQQVGVSLFEKRGRQKQLTEAGQQLLRHARQMLSLNDDVLSSLRESSLSGVLRIGSPHDIADTILPPILSHIARSAPRLRLEIDVGRSPFLMDDLHRGKVDMIISTRQDPSLEGFALRTSPVWWICSAQYLHNPGEPLPLILVDEPSIYRRYALEALERAKIPWRQAYLASNLIGIKAATRAGLGVTPRSMEMLGPDMRVLGENDGLPRLPDVTYHLWIRPNTVNPLVRRAYELIRSNQGHGN; via the coding sequence ATGTCGACCCTCGATCTCGAGTTACTGCGCACCTTCATCGCCGTGGTCGATCACCACAGCTTCGCCGAAGCCGGCGCCCAGTTGTCTCGCACACAATCTTCAGTGACCCAGCACATGCAACGCCTGGAACAGCAGGTCGGGGTAAGCCTGTTCGAAAAACGCGGACGGCAAAAACAGCTCACGGAAGCCGGCCAGCAATTGCTGCGGCATGCGCGACAGATGCTATCGCTCAATGACGACGTCCTCAGCTCCCTGCGTGAGAGCAGCCTCAGCGGCGTGCTGCGCATCGGTTCGCCCCACGACATCGCCGACACCATCCTGCCTCCGATCCTCAGTCACATCGCCCGCTCGGCCCCGCGCTTGCGCCTGGAAATCGATGTCGGACGCAGTCCGTTCCTGATGGACGACCTGCATCGAGGCAAGGTCGACATGATCATTTCCACCCGCCAGGATCCGAGCCTTGAAGGCTTCGCCTTGCGCACCTCACCGGTGTGGTGGATCTGCTCGGCCCAGTACCTGCACAACCCCGGCGAACCGTTGCCGCTGATTCTGGTGGATGAGCCCAGCATCTATCGCCGCTATGCCCTCGAGGCGCTCGAACGTGCCAAGATTCCCTGGCGCCAGGCCTACCTGGCCTCGAACCTGATCGGCATCAAGGCCGCGACCCGCGCGGGCTTAGGGGTCACCCCACGCAGTATGGAAATGCTCGGCCCGGACATGCGGGTATTGGGGGAAAACGATGGTTTACCGCGGCTCCCGGACGTGACTTATCACCTGTGGATTCGACCCAATACCGTCAATCCATTGGTGCGCCGGGCTTACGAGTTGATCCGCAGCAACCAGGGACACGGGAACTGA
- a CDS encoding HIT family protein, producing the protein MSLHGHYDPQNIFALILRGDAPCYKIYEDADVLAFLDIFPQSRGHVLVIPKASQARNILEVEPAVLGAMMSAVQRLTRIIVDELQPDGVQVAQFNGAVAGQTVFHIHMHIIPRWEGEEPGVHGRGKADPEELEKLQARLVERIRSMA; encoded by the coding sequence ATGAGTCTCCACGGTCACTACGATCCGCAGAACATCTTTGCGCTGATCCTTCGCGGCGATGCGCCGTGCTACAAGATTTACGAAGACGCCGATGTGCTGGCCTTCCTGGATATCTTTCCGCAATCGCGCGGCCATGTCCTGGTCATCCCCAAAGCCTCCCAGGCGCGCAACATCCTCGAAGTCGAGCCCGCTGTCCTGGGCGCGATGATGTCTGCCGTACAGCGCCTGACGCGCATCATCGTGGACGAGTTGCAGCCGGACGGGGTCCAGGTTGCGCAGTTCAATGGCGCTGTGGCCGGGCAGACGGTCTTTCACATTCACATGCACATCATTCCGCGCTGGGAAGGTGAGGAGCCGGGTGTGCATGGCCGGGGCAAGGCCGATCCCGAGGAGCTGGAAAAGCTCCAGGCTCGCCTGGTCGAGCGCATTCGCTCAATGGCCTGA